A single window of Sulfitobacter sp. JL08 DNA harbors:
- a CDS encoding YceD family protein, producing the protein MSLPQSTTRALRVADLSHNAATPFDLRPDAAALQDIARDLGLLALRKLSFQGTVSALGQHDWELQATLGATVVQPCVVTLEPVTTRIDVPVVRRFIRDFVKPDAPEAEMPEDDTIEPLGTFIDPELVMTESLALALPDYPRKEGADLEHSRFAEPGTTPMSDDEAKPFAGLAGLRDSLKKDP; encoded by the coding sequence ATGAGTTTGCCCCAGAGCACAACACGCGCGCTGCGTGTCGCGGATTTGTCGCACAACGCGGCAACGCCGTTCGATCTGCGCCCCGATGCGGCGGCCCTGCAGGATATCGCACGTGATCTGGGCCTGCTGGCCCTGCGCAAATTGTCGTTTCAGGGCACAGTGTCGGCTTTGGGCCAGCACGATTGGGAATTGCAGGCAACCTTGGGCGCAACCGTTGTGCAACCCTGTGTCGTGACATTGGAACCAGTGACAACGCGGATTGATGTTCCGGTGGTGCGCCGCTTTATCAGGGATTTTGTGAAACCCGACGCGCCAGAGGCGGAAATGCCCGAGGACGATACCATCGAACCCCTGGGCACATTTATCGATCCCGAGCTGGTCATGACCGAATCTCTGGCGCTGGCGCTGCCCGATTACCCCAGAAAAGAAGGGGCCGATCTGGAGCATTCGCGTTTTGCCGAACCCGGAACCACCCCGATGAGTGATGATGAAGCCAAACCTTTTGCAGGCCTTGCAGGCTTGCGTGACAGTCTGAAAAAAGATCCCTGA
- the rpmF gene encoding 50S ribosomal protein L32 — protein sequence MAVQQNKVSKSRRNNRRGHDALVAANPNECANCGELKRPHHICAACGHYDDQEVVAMVDEVDLDEDAA from the coding sequence ATGGCTGTCCAACAAAACAAAGTATCCAAGTCACGCCGCAACAATCGTCGCGGCCATGATGCCCTGGTTGCTGCGAACCCGAACGAATGTGCAAACTGCGGCGAACTGAAACGTCCGCATCATATTTGCGCGGCCTGCGGGCACTATGACGACCAGGAAGTTGTCGCTATGGTGGACGAGGTCGATCTGGACGAAGACGCGGCCTGA
- the plsX gene encoding phosphate acyltransferase PlsX has translation MTAQPDQTDAKARRIILSVDAMGGDQGPATVVAGIAESARLNPEIGFILHGHADELNALVAKRKPLQGRCEIRDAPDVVSMDDKPSSVVRNGKTTSMWSAIESVRAGEATVAVSCGNTGALMALAMIRLRKLPGVNRPAIAVLYPSRNPQRFNVLLDVGADVRADARDLLQYAMMGASYARNGLDLRRPRIGLLNVGTEEHKGRAEMKEAHELIGQYADTAAYEFVGFVEGGDISGDIADVIVTDGFTGNVAIKTGEGTAQLIGDLLREAFKYSPLSRLASLLALTSLTRLKKRIDPRRVNGGVFLGLNGTVVKSHGSADATGVSAAVKLAFQLAQLGFTEKLAARVASTGLLDQDVDTGTSAEQAEHTNGQKE, from the coding sequence ATGACGGCACAGCCCGATCAGACAGACGCGAAGGCCAGGCGCATTATCCTATCTGTTGATGCAATGGGTGGAGATCAGGGACCGGCGACAGTTGTCGCCGGTATTGCCGAATCTGCGCGTCTGAATCCCGAAATCGGGTTCATTCTTCATGGCCATGCGGACGAACTGAACGCACTGGTTGCCAAACGCAAACCGTTGCAGGGCCGGTGCGAGATCCGGGATGCGCCCGATGTGGTGTCGATGGATGACAAACCGTCATCCGTTGTGCGCAACGGCAAGACAACGTCCATGTGGTCAGCCATCGAATCGGTGCGCGCGGGCGAAGCAACTGTTGCCGTGTCCTGTGGAAACACCGGTGCGTTGATGGCACTGGCAATGATCCGCCTGCGCAAGCTGCCCGGCGTGAACCGCCCCGCCATCGCTGTTCTTTACCCCTCGCGCAATCCGCAGCGGTTCAACGTGCTGCTGGATGTCGGCGCCGATGTGCGCGCTGACGCCCGCGATCTGCTGCAATATGCGATGATGGGAGCGTCTTACGCGCGCAATGGTCTTGATCTGCGCCGTCCGCGCATCGGCCTGCTGAATGTCGGCACCGAAGAACACAAAGGCCGCGCCGAAATGAAAGAGGCGCACGAGTTGATCGGTCAATATGCCGACACTGCCGCCTATGAATTCGTCGGCTTTGTCGAGGGCGGCGATATTTCCGGTGATATTGCCGACGTGATCGTCACCGACGGGTTTACCGGCAATGTCGCGATCAAGACCGGCGAAGGCACCGCGCAACTGATCGGGGACCTTTTGCGCGAAGCTTTCAAATACTCTCCGCTGTCGCGTCTGGCGTCATTGCTGGCGCTGACATCCCTGACCCGACTGAAGAAACGCATTGATCCCCGCCGCGTGAACGGCGGTGTGTTCCTGGGCTTGAATGGCACCGTGGTCAAATCCCACGGGTCCGCCGATGCGACCGGCGTGTCAGCCGCGGTCAAGCTGGCATTCCAGCTTGCACAACTGGGTTTCACGGAAAAACTGGCGGCGCGGGTTGCATCCACCGGTCTGCTTGACCAAGATGTCGATACAGGCACATCGGCAGAACAAGCCGAACACACGAACGGACAAAAAGAATGA
- a CDS encoding beta-ketoacyl-ACP synthase III, producing MTRRAVVKGVGHYLPERIVPNSEFEKTLDTSDEWIRSRSGIERRHFAAEGETTSAMATNAARAALQDAGLEADDIDAIVLATSTADLTFPSAATMVQAELGMTKGFAFDVQAVCAGFVFALSNAAALIASQQANRVLVIGAETFSRIMDWSDRGTCVLFGDGAGALILEGQDGTGTAQDRGILSTDLNSDGRYRDLLYVDGGVSTHSTGYLRMQGNQVFRHAVEKLASTAETAMQRAGVETEEVDWIVPHQANIRIIQGTAKKMGVPMEKVVVTVQDHGNTSAASIPLALSVGKARGQIKQGDLIVTEAIGGGLAWGAVVLRW from the coding sequence ATGACAAGACGCGCCGTGGTCAAAGGCGTCGGGCACTATCTACCCGAACGGATCGTTCCTAACAGCGAATTCGAAAAAACGCTGGATACTTCAGATGAATGGATCAGGTCCCGTTCCGGGATCGAACGCCGCCATTTCGCCGCCGAAGGTGAAACAACTTCGGCAATGGCGACAAACGCGGCGCGTGCTGCGTTGCAGGATGCCGGGCTGGAAGCTGACGACATTGATGCCATCGTACTCGCCACATCCACGGCAGATCTGACATTTCCGTCAGCCGCCACGATGGTGCAGGCCGAACTGGGCATGACCAAGGGCTTTGCCTTTGATGTGCAGGCCGTGTGTGCAGGGTTCGTCTTTGCCCTGTCAAACGCTGCTGCCCTGATTGCATCACAACAGGCCAACAGGGTGCTGGTGATCGGCGCGGAAACCTTCAGCCGCATCATGGACTGGAGTGATCGCGGCACCTGCGTCTTGTTTGGGGATGGCGCCGGCGCACTGATTCTGGAAGGTCAGGACGGCACCGGCACCGCGCAGGATCGCGGTATTCTGTCGACCGATCTGAACAGCGACGGCCGCTATCGCGACCTGTTATACGTTGATGGCGGGGTCAGCACCCACTCAACCGGTTATCTGCGCATGCAGGGCAATCAGGTCTTTCGCCACGCCGTTGAAAAACTGGCCAGCACCGCGGAAACCGCGATGCAACGAGCCGGCGTTGAAACCGAAGAGGTTGACTGGATCGTGCCACATCAGGCCAATATCCGCATTATTCAGGGCACCGCCAAGAAAATGGGTGTGCCGATGGAAAAAGTTGTCGTCACCGTACAGGACCACGGCAACACGTCGGCGGCATCCATTCCGCTGGCCCTGTCGGTCGGGAAGGCACGCGGCCAGATCAAACAGGGAGATCTGATCGTGACCGAGGCAATCGGCGGCGGTTTGGCCTGGGGTGCCGTCGTTCTGCGCTGGTAA
- the ihfA gene encoding integration host factor subunit alpha has protein sequence MADKTLTRMDLSEAVFSEVGLSRNESAQLVESVLEHMSDALVRGEQVKISSFGTFSVRDKSARIGRNPKTGQEVPINPRRVLTFRPSHLMKDRVADGNKR, from the coding sequence ATGGCGGATAAGACGTTGACCCGGATGGACCTGAGCGAAGCTGTGTTCAGCGAAGTCGGCCTGTCGCGCAATGAAAGCGCCCAGCTGGTTGAAAGTGTTCTTGAGCATATGTCGGACGCGCTTGTGCGTGGCGAACAGGTCAAGATTTCATCTTTTGGCACCTTCAGTGTACGAGATAAGTCAGCCCGCATCGGGCGCAACCCAAAGACCGGGCAAGAGGTTCCGATCAACCCGCGCCGGGTTCTGACCTTTCGGCCATCGCATCTGATGAAAGATCGCGTCGCTGACGGCAACAAGCGCTAA
- a CDS encoding MerR family transcriptional regulator, producing the protein MAKSPDAFRTISEVAEWLGVQAHVLRFWESKFSQVKPVKRAGGRRYYRPSDMLLLGGIKKLLHDDGVTIKGVQKIIREQGVGFVSDQSPSLDDLTMAQLDNEAPARDAPEKTAPAKDDNSTVVPFQSPADTAKPEPQTEDSDAVTADAAPEPETDQQSATPDAPDADVPAPEPEEQPVRSDDEVAEQAPVAKPPEPLPSFMQRPTATDTTKPKPRVVEALDGPDEQDIQAVPGILAKAAKLHRLRAADLSAVRQSYARLESLHARLTGTGKE; encoded by the coding sequence ATGGCCAAATCCCCCGACGCCTTTCGCACCATTTCAGAGGTGGCAGAGTGGCTGGGTGTTCAGGCCCATGTCCTGCGGTTCTGGGAAAGCAAATTCAGTCAGGTGAAACCCGTCAAACGCGCGGGCGGGCGGCGGTATTACCGACCCTCGGACATGTTGCTTCTGGGGGGCATTAAGAAACTGCTGCACGATGATGGCGTAACCATCAAAGGTGTGCAGAAAATCATTCGCGAACAAGGTGTTGGGTTCGTTTCCGATCAATCGCCATCGCTTGATGATCTGACAATGGCGCAATTGGATAACGAAGCGCCAGCGCGTGACGCGCCGGAAAAAACCGCCCCTGCCAAAGATGATAACAGCACGGTGGTGCCCTTCCAGAGCCCGGCGGACACAGCCAAGCCAGAGCCGCAAACCGAAGACAGCGATGCCGTCACGGCCGATGCAGCGCCCGAGCCGGAAACCGATCAGCAAAGCGCAACACCCGACGCGCCAGATGCCGACGTACCTGCGCCAGAGCCGGAAGAACAACCCGTTCGATCCGATGACGAAGTGGCGGAACAGGCGCCGGTGGCAAAACCGCCCGAGCCGTTACCCTCTTTCATGCAGCGGCCAACCGCGACCGACACCACGAAACCGAAACCGCGTGTTGTCGAAGCTTTGGATGGCCCCGACGAACAGGATATCCAGGCCGTTCCGGGTATTCTGGCCAAGGCCGCGAAACTGCACAGATTGCGCGCGGCAGACCTGTCAGCCGTCCGGCAATCCTATGCGCGGCTCGAATCTCTGCATGCGCGTTTGACCGGGACGGGCAAAGAGTAG
- a CDS encoding 2'-deoxycytidine 5'-triphosphate deaminase, with protein MTGVIPNQHLSKMIADGVIAGQPAIEDAQIQPASLDLRLGSVAYRVRASFLAGAGRTVAERLQEFEMHRVDLTDGAVLEKGCVYVVPLMESLALPDGMQAVANAKSSTGRLDLLTRTIIDGGVEFDRIATGYHGPLYAEICPRSFSVLVRPGMRLNQIRFRVGHAVLDDAALNALHAQSPLVDGTAVIDDGLGFSVDLKLPGTDLVGYRAKPHTGVIDLDRIGHYNPAEYWEDVRTTNGQIILDPGAFYILVSREAVHIPPEYAAEMAPYLAMVGEFRVHYAGFFDPGFGHDAAGGAGSRGVLEVRCHEAPFVLEHGQVVGRLVYERMQDVPTQLYGAGIASNYQGQGLKLSKHFK; from the coding sequence ATGACTGGCGTAATTCCAAACCAGCACCTGTCGAAAATGATCGCCGATGGCGTGATTGCAGGCCAGCCCGCCATTGAGGATGCGCAAATCCAGCCGGCAAGCCTTGATTTGCGTCTGGGCAGTGTCGCCTACCGCGTACGGGCATCGTTTCTGGCTGGTGCAGGGCGAACTGTCGCTGAGCGGTTGCAGGAATTTGAAATGCACCGTGTTGATCTGACAGACGGTGCGGTTCTTGAAAAAGGCTGTGTTTACGTTGTGCCCCTGATGGAATCACTGGCCCTGCCGGACGGGATGCAGGCGGTGGCCAACGCCAAAAGTTCGACCGGACGGCTGGATCTTTTGACCCGCACCATCATTGATGGCGGCGTGGAGTTCGATCGTATCGCTACGGGCTATCACGGACCGCTTTATGCTGAAATCTGTCCACGCTCGTTTTCGGTACTGGTGCGGCCCGGTATGCGGCTGAACCAGATCCGGTTTCGCGTCGGCCATGCGGTACTGGACGATGCTGCATTGAACGCCTTGCACGCACAATCACCACTGGTTGACGGCACGGCGGTGATTGATGACGGGTTGGGTTTTTCCGTTGATCTGAAACTGCCAGGCACTGATCTGGTCGGCTATCGTGCCAAACCCCATACCGGCGTGATCGATCTGGACAGAATCGGCCACTACAACCCGGCCGAATACTGGGAAGACGTGCGCACAACAAACGGCCAGATCATTCTGGATCCCGGCGCGTTTTATATTCTTGTCAGCCGTGAAGCCGTGCACATTCCGCCGGAATATGCGGCCGAAATGGCCCCCTATCTGGCCATGGTCGGCGAATTCCGGGTGCATTATGCAGGGTTTTTTGACCCCGGTTTCGGCCATGATGCCGCTGGCGGGGCCGGTTCGCGCGGCGTGCTGGAAGTGCGCTGCCACGAAGCGCCCTTTGTTCTGGAACATGGTCAGGTGGTGGGGCGTCTGGTCTATGAACGGATGCAGGACGTGCCCACACAGCTATACGGCGCAGGCATTGCGTCAAACTATCAGGGTCAGGGCCTGAAGCTGTCCAAACACTTCAAATAG
- the scpB gene encoding SMC-Scp complex subunit ScpB: MSQDYEEQDKTLFEAPPLAEQERMVEAVLFASVEPVSVKELESRMPHGCDAAEALVHLRKRYEGRGVHVVKIGDAYAMRTANDLGFLMQKETVETRKLSRAAIETLAIISYHQPVTRAEIEEIRGVSVSRGTVDQLLELEWIRFGRRKMTPGRPVTFVVTQEFLDHFGLESARDLPGLKELRAAGLLENRAPPGTVPLMGEGDEEEETNEGQSELFED; the protein is encoded by the coding sequence GTGTCGCAAGATTATGAAGAACAAGACAAAACCCTGTTCGAAGCTCCGCCGCTTGCGGAACAGGAACGCATGGTCGAGGCGGTTCTGTTCGCCAGTGTCGAACCGGTAAGTGTCAAGGAGCTGGAAAGCCGCATGCCCCATGGCTGCGATGCTGCCGAGGCATTGGTGCATCTGCGCAAACGCTATGAAGGGCGCGGCGTACATGTGGTCAAGATCGGCGATGCCTATGCGATGCGCACCGCCAACGATCTTGGGTTCCTGATGCAAAAGGAAACAGTCGAAACCCGCAAGCTGAGCAGGGCCGCGATCGAAACCCTTGCGATCATTTCCTATCACCAGCCCGTCACACGGGCCGAGATCGAAGAAATTCGCGGCGTCAGCGTGTCGCGCGGTACTGTGGACCAGTTGCTGGAGCTTGAATGGATCCGCTTCGGGCGGCGGAAAATGACACCGGGGCGACCGGTCACATTTGTCGTCACCCAGGAATTTCTGGACCATTTCGGATTGGAAAGCGCGCGGGATCTGCCCGGGCTCAAGGAATTGCGGGCAGCCGGCTTGCTGGAAAATCGCGCACCGCCCGGAACGGTGCCGTTAATGGGCGAAGGCGACGAAGAAGAAGAAACCAACGAAGGCCAGTCGGAACTTTTTGAAGATTGA
- a CDS encoding segregation and condensation protein A codes for MAEDSFQEDTLSVSDRMAAEALIVDVDGFEGPLDLLLTLSRTQKVDLRKISVLQLARQYLEFVEKAKVLRIELAADYLVMAAWLAFLKSRLLLPPDPAEEGPSGEELAAHLAFQLERLQAMRDAAARLMARDRLGRDFFARGVPQTVERTRKVSYSATLLDLMQAYARIRTRDEFRPYVMDRDAVFTMEQALDRMRGLIGYGGEWTDLSSYLPDGWSSNPQRRRSATASTFAATLELVKEGALEIRQSELFAPIQLRKRD; via the coding sequence ATGGCTGAGGACAGTTTTCAGGAAGATACACTGTCGGTATCCGACAGGATGGCCGCAGAGGCGTTGATAGTCGACGTTGACGGGTTTGAAGGCCCGCTTGATCTGTTGCTGACACTGTCGCGCACGCAAAAAGTGGATTTGCGCAAGATTTCCGTGCTGCAACTGGCCCGTCAGTATCTTGAATTCGTGGAAAAAGCCAAAGTGCTGCGGATCGAACTGGCCGCGGATTATCTGGTGATGGCAGCGTGGCTGGCGTTTTTGAAATCGCGTCTATTGTTGCCCCCCGATCCCGCCGAAGAAGGCCCGTCAGGAGAAGAACTGGCGGCACATCTGGCGTTTCAGTTGGAACGGTTGCAGGCGATGCGGGATGCTGCTGCGCGGCTGATGGCGCGCGACCGTCTGGGGCGTGATTTTTTTGCGCGCGGCGTGCCGCAAACCGTCGAACGTACCCGCAAGGTCAGCTATAGCGCGACGCTGCTGGACCTGATGCAGGCCTATGCCCGTATCCGCACGCGCGACGAGTTCCGCCCCTATGTCATGGATCGCGATGCTGTATTCACCATGGAACAGGCGCTGGACCGGATGCGCGGCCTGATCGGCTATGGTGGCGAATGGACCGATCTGTCAAGTTACCTGCCGGATGGCTGGAGCAGTAATCCCCAACGCCGGCGCAGTGCGACCGCATCCACCTTTGCAGCGACCCTGGAACTGGTAAAAGAAGGCGCCCTGGAAATCAGGCAATCGGAATTGTTTGCTCCGATCCAGCTGCGCAAAAGGGATTAG
- the nagZ gene encoding beta-N-acetylhexosaminidase, producing the protein MTRFGASILDADGFRLSAEEIALFRDVNPFGFILFARNIDTPDQVRALCDDFRAAVGRNAPITIDQEGGRVQRLRRPHWRDWMPPLDFVHLAKDYAQEAMYLRYRLIAQELHALGIDSNCAPMVDVAADCTHAFLRNRCYGTDPDSVASLGRAVAQGLLDGGVLPVLKHIPGHGRATQDSHFDLPHVDDDLHDLKARDFAPFKALNDLPMGMTAHLVYSAVDDAPATISPRMMSLIREDIGFDGLIMTDDISMKALKGNLGDLSRAAIAAGCDVVLHCNGTLAERAEVAQAAGEMGDAAQRRAEAALAARKPPQPLDIASCEAQLEALLNGQVYG; encoded by the coding sequence GTGACACGGTTCGGAGCGAGCATTCTGGATGCAGACGGGTTTCGGCTGAGCGCGGAAGAGATTGCCCTGTTCCGCGATGTTAACCCGTTCGGTTTTATCCTGTTTGCCCGCAATATCGATACGCCGGATCAGGTGCGCGCCCTGTGTGATGATTTTCGCGCGGCTGTGGGGCGCAATGCCCCGATCACCATCGATCAGGAAGGCGGGCGGGTGCAGCGCCTGCGCCGCCCGCACTGGCGCGACTGGATGCCGCCGCTGGATTTCGTACATCTTGCCAAAGACTACGCGCAAGAGGCGATGTATCTGCGCTATCGCCTGATCGCGCAGGAACTACACGCGCTGGGTATCGACAGCAATTGCGCCCCGATGGTGGATGTCGCCGCCGATTGCACCCACGCGTTTCTGCGCAACCGCTGTTACGGAACAGATCCCGACAGTGTTGCGTCACTGGGTAGGGCGGTTGCCCAGGGCCTGCTGGACGGGGGCGTTCTGCCGGTGTTAAAGCACATTCCGGGCCATGGCCGCGCGACGCAAGACAGCCATTTTGATCTGCCCCATGTCGATGATGATCTGCACGACCTAAAAGCGCGGGATTTTGCGCCGTTCAAGGCGCTGAACGATCTGCCCATGGGGATGACCGCGCATCTGGTTTACAGTGCCGTTGATGATGCACCCGCCACGATATCGCCCCGCATGATGAGCCTGATCCGCGAGGATATCGGATTTGACGGTCTGATCATGACCGATGATATTTCAATGAAAGCGCTTAAGGGCAATCTGGGCGATCTGTCCCGCGCGGCGATTGCGGCGGGGTGCGATGTGGTTCTGCATTGCAACGGAACGCTGGCGGAACGCGCCGAAGTTGCCCAAGCCGCCGGCGAGATGGGCGATGCCGCGCAAAGACGTGCCGAGGCGGCATTGGCCGCACGAAAGCCGCCCCAGCCGCTTGACATTGCGTCTTGTGAAGCCCAGCTTGAAGCGCTTTTGAACGGGCAGGTATATGGCTGA
- a CDS encoding SPOR domain-containing protein, with translation MAADWASAQGAYDSDLQNAASRSLTSAAKPLGQLTNFVGAAVSVALIAGIGVWGYKLFIRDVSGIPVVRAVEGAMRIAPKDPGGAQADHQGLAVNSVAAEGSAEAPADRLVLAPRPVDLAAEDTPVLASGAVDAVPDVAEEQQPEAIARSDADETQAPAALTEQEAQARSIEALVAELTNGVEPLSNVPPTAGSPVVTSVAEVAAEPEAEAEEITSAVAETVEPDVDDASGIQNSLRPKPRPTQSQLENVVQVAAVATSLEPLDADSIAPGTRMVQLGAFESEEVAKSEWGRLTGNFSDYMEDKQSVIQRASSGGRIFYRLRAVGFEDLSDARRFCSALVAEKADCIPVIAR, from the coding sequence ATGGCGGCAGATTGGGCAAGCGCGCAAGGCGCTTACGATTCGGATTTACAAAACGCAGCATCCAGAAGTTTAACATCGGCGGCCAAGCCGCTGGGCCAGCTGACTAATTTTGTCGGCGCGGCGGTATCGGTGGCATTGATCGCGGGTATCGGAGTTTGGGGATACAAGCTGTTCATCAGGGACGTCAGTGGCATTCCTGTCGTGCGCGCGGTTGAAGGCGCAATGCGGATTGCTCCCAAGGATCCGGGTGGCGCGCAGGCAGATCATCAGGGGCTGGCCGTGAACTCGGTGGCGGCAGAAGGATCGGCAGAAGCGCCGGCAGATCGTCTGGTTCTGGCGCCGCGCCCGGTTGATCTTGCCGCGGAAGATACACCCGTTCTGGCATCAGGCGCGGTTGACGCCGTGCCAGACGTTGCTGAAGAACAACAGCCGGAAGCCATAGCGCGGTCCGATGCGGACGAAACGCAAGCCCCCGCGGCGCTGACCGAGCAGGAAGCGCAGGCGCGTTCCATCGAGGCACTGGTGGCAGAACTGACCAACGGGGTAGAGCCATTAAGCAACGTTCCCCCGACCGCAGGTTCGCCCGTTGTCACCTCGGTTGCCGAAGTTGCGGCCGAACCCGAAGCGGAAGCGGAAGAGATCACCTCGGCGGTTGCAGAAACGGTCGAGCCAGACGTTGACGATGCATCCGGTATACAAAATTCCCTGCGGCCCAAGCCGCGCCCGACGCAATCGCAATTGGAAAACGTTGTGCAGGTGGCAGCCGTGGCCACATCACTTGAGCCATTGGATGCGGACAGTATCGCCCCCGGCACACGCATGGTTCAGCTTGGCGCCTTCGAAAGCGAAGAGGTGGCAAAATCCGAATGGGGTCGCCTGACCGGAAATTTTTCGGACTATATGGAAGATAAACAAAGCGTTATCCAACGCGCCTCAAGTGGTGGGCGCATTTTTTACCGCCTGCGGGCTGTCGGCTTTGAAGACCTGAGCGATGCGCGCCGGTTCTGTTCCGCACTTGTGGCGGAGAAAGCGGATTGCATTCCGGTCATTGCGCGGTGA
- the argS gene encoding arginine--tRNA ligase: MNIFSDLRLLVIDSLQSMVAQGALPDGLDMSNVTVEPPRDSAHGDMATNAAMVLAKPAGQNPRVIADALAALLLADSRISTAEVAGPGFLNLRLAPKVWQDVVHGVFDLGTGFGRSDMGQGARVNVEYVSANPTGPLHVGHTRGAVFGDALASLLDFAGFDVTREYYINDGGAQVDVLARSVYLRYLEAHGQEVAFVDGTYPGDYLVPVGQALKDKVGDAWVDQPEAVWLQDVRDFATDAMMDLIRADLAALGVEMDVFYSEKSLYGTGRIEAAIADLEGKGLIYEGVLEPPKGKMPEDWEPREQTLFRSTAHGDDVDRPVKKSDGSWTYFAPDIAYHYDKVSRGFDALIDVFGADHGGYVKRMKAAVSALSDGRVPLDIKLTQLVRLFKNGEPFKMSKRAGTFVTLRDVVDQVGADVTRFVMLTRKNDAPLDFDFDKVLEQSRENPVFYVQYAHARVMSVLRKASEAGMDVEDATLAKADLGGLTHEAEQAVAKKLAEWPRLVEIAARTHEPHRVAFYLYELAGELHGLWNRGNDEPALRFIQEDDVATSQAKIALARAVSVVIASGLGILGVNPAHEMR; encoded by the coding sequence ATGAATATCTTTTCCGACCTGCGCCTTCTGGTCATCGACAGCCTTCAGTCAATGGTAGCGCAAGGTGCGCTGCCCGATGGGCTGGACATGTCCAATGTGACGGTTGAACCGCCGCGCGACAGCGCGCATGGCGACATGGCAACCAATGCCGCCATGGTTCTGGCGAAACCCGCAGGGCAGAATCCGCGTGTGATTGCGGATGCTCTGGCGGCCTTGCTGCTGGCCGACAGCCGGATCAGCACCGCCGAAGTGGCAGGCCCCGGGTTTTTGAACCTGCGCCTTGCGCCCAAGGTCTGGCAGGACGTGGTTCACGGTGTTTTCGATCTTGGCACCGGCTTTGGCCGTTCGGACATGGGGCAGGGCGCCCGGGTGAACGTGGAATATGTCAGCGCGAACCCGACAGGGCCTTTGCATGTCGGGCACACGCGCGGGGCGGTGTTTGGCGATGCGCTGGCATCGCTGCTGGATTTCGCCGGATTTGACGTGACGCGCGAATATTACATCAACGACGGCGGCGCACAGGTCGATGTCTTGGCGCGGTCGGTCTATCTGCGCTATCTTGAAGCGCACGGACAGGAAGTGGCCTTTGTCGATGGCACCTATCCCGGTGATTATCTTGTGCCGGTCGGGCAGGCGCTCAAGGACAAGGTTGGCGATGCCTGGGTGGATCAGCCCGAAGCGGTCTGGCTGCAGGACGTGCGTGATTTTGCAACTGACGCAATGATGGATCTGATCCGCGCCGATCTGGCGGCGCTGGGCGTCGAAATGGATGTTTTCTACAGCGAAAAATCGCTGTATGGCACTGGCCGGATCGAGGCGGCGATCGCCGATCTAGAGGGCAAGGGGCTGATTTACGAGGGCGTTCTGGAACCCCCGAAGGGCAAAATGCCGGAAGACTGGGAGCCACGCGAACAAACGCTGTTCCGCTCGACAGCGCATGGCGATGATGTGGACCGTCCTGTCAAGAAATCGGACGGCAGCTGGACCTATTTCGCGCCGGATATCGCCTATCATTATGATAAGGTTTCCAGGGGTTTCGATGCACTTATTGATGTGTTTGGCGCGGATCATGGCGGCTATGTCAAACGGATGAAGGCGGCGGTGTCGGCCTTGTCTGACGGGCGGGTGCCGCTGGATATCAAGCTGACCCAGCTGGTGCGGTTGTTCAAGAACGGTGAGCCGTTCAAGATGTCCAAGCGCGCGGGAACATTTGTCACCCTGCGTGATGTCGTTGATCAGGTGGGGGCGGATGTGACACGGTTTGTCATGCTGACCCGCAAAAACGATGCACCCCTGGATTTCGATTTTGACAAGGTGCTGGAACAAAGCCGGGAAAATCCGGTGTTTTATGTCCAATATGCCCATGCGCGCGTAATGAGCGTGCTGCGCAAAGCGTCCGAGGCCGGTATGGACGTCGAAGATGCGACGCTGGCCAAGGCGGATCTTGGCGGCCTGACGCACGAGGCGGAACAGGCCGTGGCCAAAAAGCTGGCGGAATGGCCCCGTCTGGTCGAAATTGCTGCGCGCACGCATGAACCGCATCGGGTGGCCTTTTACCTTTATGAACTTGCGGGTGAACTTCACGGCTTGTGGAACCGGGGCAATGACGAACCCGCGCTGCGCTTCATTCAGGAAGACGATGTGGCCACGTCACAGGCGAAAATCGCCCTTGCGCGCGCTGTTTCCGTTGTAATTGCGTCAGGTCTTGGTATTCTTGGCGTTAATCCGGCACATGAAATGCGATAG